A DNA window from Phycisphaerae bacterium contains the following coding sequences:
- the folE gene encoding GTP cyclohydrolase I FolE translates to MSTRRERTTDGGTVTRAFDVDRAEQAVRDLLEAMGEDPDRDGLRDTPARVARMYREVFSGLREDPTRHLTRTFDEPYEEMVLLRDIDFASVCEHHLLPFLGKAHVAYLPSDRVVGLSKLARVVEGFARRPQVQERLTGQVADALMDQLHARGSMVVIESQHYCMKIRGVGKPNSVMVTSAVRGAFREDAALRAEAMSLITGGR, encoded by the coding sequence ATGTCGACTCGCCGGGAGCGGACCACGGACGGCGGTACGGTAACCCGCGCGTTTGATGTTGATCGTGCGGAACAGGCCGTGCGCGACCTCCTGGAGGCAATGGGCGAAGACCCGGATCGGGATGGTCTGCGGGATACACCGGCGCGTGTGGCCCGGATGTACCGCGAGGTCTTCTCCGGACTGCGGGAGGACCCGACGCGTCATCTGACGCGTACGTTCGACGAGCCTTATGAAGAGATGGTGCTGCTTCGCGATATCGACTTCGCCTCCGTCTGCGAGCACCACCTGCTTCCCTTCCTCGGCAAAGCCCACGTCGCCTACCTGCCTTCAGATCGGGTTGTCGGACTCTCCAAGCTGGCTCGCGTGGTGGAGGGATTCGCGCGGCGGCCTCAGGTCCAGGAGCGGCTGACCGGGCAGGTCGCGGATGCGCTCATGGACCAACTTCATGCCCGCGGATCGATGGTCGTCATCGAATCGCAGCACTACTGCATGAAGATCCGCGGCGTGGGCAAGCCCAACAGTGTCATGGTGACGTCAGCCGTACGCGGGGCGTTCCGTGAAGACGCCGCCCTGCGAGCGGAGGCAATGTCTCTGATTACCGGCGGGCGCTGA
- a CDS encoding cobalamin-dependent protein (Presence of a B(12) (cobalamin)-binding domain implies dependence on cobalamin itself, in one of its several forms, or in some unusual lineages, dependence on a cobalamin-like analog.) codes for MKETLTPKQVARAIGVSEASLKRWCDKGLLPTTRTLGGHRRLPLAGVIQFIREQGHEVVRPEVLGLPVTSGQGTLALARAARGVREGLAEGDEERVRGAVFNLYLAQHRLTSICDNVLAPAMAEMGTSWEHGDAEVYEERLACEISLRLLHEFRLMLPTPPLSAPLAIGGTLSTDPYMLATAMVEVILRDAGWRAESLGVGLPTETLRAAIAQRRPRLVWFSLSTPESVNELRGGWSHIRAEAESVGALVVVGGRALTDRDYEGLEQAVRCDSVTGLASLAQALHARERNGNDPATQSGNGNHTPPMESAHPAAD; via the coding sequence ATGAAAGAGACACTGACACCAAAGCAGGTCGCCCGCGCCATCGGCGTGAGCGAGGCTTCTCTTAAACGATGGTGTGACAAAGGTTTACTACCGACGACGCGGACGCTCGGCGGACATCGCCGCCTGCCCTTGGCCGGTGTGATCCAGTTCATTCGCGAGCAGGGCCACGAAGTCGTTCGGCCTGAGGTGCTCGGTCTGCCCGTAACTTCCGGCCAAGGCACTCTGGCGCTGGCACGTGCCGCGCGAGGCGTGCGCGAGGGACTGGCTGAGGGAGATGAGGAGAGGGTTCGCGGGGCGGTATTCAATCTCTACCTCGCACAGCATCGGCTGACCTCGATTTGCGATAACGTACTGGCCCCGGCCATGGCGGAAATGGGCACGAGCTGGGAGCATGGAGACGCGGAAGTCTACGAAGAGCGGCTGGCGTGCGAGATCAGCTTGCGGCTGCTCCACGAGTTTCGCCTGATGCTTCCGACTCCCCCGCTGAGCGCACCGCTGGCCATCGGCGGAACGCTCTCCACTGATCCTTACATGCTGGCCACGGCCATGGTCGAGGTCATCCTGCGCGACGCCGGCTGGCGTGCGGAATCACTCGGCGTGGGTCTTCCCACCGAAACGCTGCGCGCCGCCATCGCACAGCGACGGCCGCGTCTGGTCTGGTTCAGCCTCTCGACGCCCGAGTCCGTGAATGAACTGCGTGGCGGCTGGAGTCATATTCGTGCCGAGGCTGAAAGCGTCGGCGCGCTCGTCGTCGTGGGCGGGCGGGCACTCACGGACCGTGATTACGAAGGTCTCGAGCAAGCTGTCCGTTGCGACAGCGTGACCGGCCTCGCGTCGCTCGCCCAGGCCCTGCATGCCCGAGAGCGTAACGGTAACGATCCGGCAACGCAGTCAGGTAACGGAAACCACACGCCGCCTATGGAATCGGCGCATCCTGCGGCGGATTAG